One Solanum stenotomum isolate F172 unplaced genomic scaffold, ASM1918654v1 scaffold32769, whole genome shotgun sequence DNA window includes the following coding sequences:
- the LOC125852174 gene encoding uncharacterized protein LOC125852174, with protein sequence MRRETLRKKPKFTAYVLDCCTVSRLRRYRWGRFLLLLDALLGSLVNVEINVVGFLLRIEKWTGRVREMGWTGKFGWLVDLAGNVMEIASKRKNFAFFVFLKTEKLHNLWQFVHFHTERYFYFFGYMAYAAVTSLMRTIHQSMELTGCDLQPFYEKLKSLRAILEKSCNIMGDHEELTILEVEIAEVAYTTEDMVDSESRNVFLAQNLEERSRAMWEIFFVLEQALECIDSTVKQWMATSDSMKDQKPQTSSLVSLPEHAFEQPXL encoded by the exons ATGCGGAGAGAGACATTGAGGAAGAAGCCAAAATTCACAGCGTACGTCTTGGACTGCTGTACTGTTTCTCGTCTTCGTCGCTATCGTTGGGGTCGTTTTCTGCTTCTGCTTGACGCGCTGCTGGGTTCTCTTGTTAACGTTGAAATAAACGTTGTTGGGTTCCTTTTGAGAATAGAAAAGTGGACGGGTCGGGTCAGGGAAATGGGCTGGACTGGGAAATTTGGTTG GTTGGTGGACCTAGCTGGAAATGTGATGGAAATAGCTAGTAAAAGAAAGAACTTTgcattttttgttttcttaaaaactgaaaaattaCATAACTTGTGGCAATTTGTCCATTTTCATACTGAGagatatttctatttttttggaTATATGGCTTATGCTGCTGTTACTTCCCTTATGAGAACCATACATCAATCAATGGAACTTACTGGATGTGATTTGCAACCGTTTTATGAAAAGCTCAAATCTTTGAGAGCTATTCTGGAGAAATCCTGCAATATAATGGGCGATCATGAGGAGTTAACAATCTTGGAAGTTGAAATCGCAGAGGTAGCATACACAACAGAAGATATGGTTGACTCTGAATCAAGAAATGTTTTTTTAGCACAGAATTTGGAGGAAAGAAGCAGGGCTATGTGGGAGATTTTTTTCGTCTTGGAACAAGCACTAGAATGCATTGATTCCACCGTGAAACAGTGGATGGCAACATCGGACAGCATGAAAGATCAAAAACCACAAACTAGCTCACTTGTCAGTTTACCTGAACATGCTTTTGAGCAGCCCNATCTCTGA